The Saccharomyces mikatae IFO 1815 strain IFO1815 genome assembly, chromosome: 13 genome has a segment encoding these proteins:
- the EAR1 gene encoding Ear1p (similar to Saccharomyces cerevisiae EAR1 (YMR171C); ancestral locus Anc_2.336), translating to MSFKFLIESLILGSVGGQIRCGKSSVIPRDDVSYGGDNADELNMDIMLFAFGTLVVVYIIICIIYFFTKQIATRLITAYYNEHGPGQRISLFSDYDENNTHIHSRRLMENMNLRWPNNLDDINEVRGKLAHLSPEEQFYYKQGEEYIKQNPPFLLNQGLLQQSEGNNLEATSEDPILNDQTRQYIQEEGAHAWEFNPNPDMPNHTVVVENKTEISFLNYNYDASISTNLPIPCINKVYYCEFKIFETDGPLNGNDDTSKSVISFGLSTHPYPYFRLPGRHHHSIAYDSNGARRFNDSFKLNEQLKTLFPQCEKGDIVGIGYRSRSGTVFFTRNGKKLNEKSVGGHIRGWKFKYLYPIIGSNVPCQIHVNFGTYGFVYIEANVKKWGYAKSNGIKLPPPSYEDYGKDTLLESGGEDNDLDDDLSDGDSDNITAGITTNVSDDIIIRNGEILPPPPGFEFTMSPPTGKEIFNEEINLDSLPMLPPSYSDDEHHLKSDKSATGQRTIGTSRNLMTDEAPSNVIDNDNDDEEDNNHDRDLEQLSAFSNYESRMHGIH from the coding sequence ATGTCATTCAAGTTTCTAATAGAATCATTGATTCTTGGTTCGGTAGGTGGACAGATACGGTGCGGTAAATCTTCGGTAATTCCTCGTGATGATGTATCCTATGGTGGAGACAATGCTGACGAACTTAACATGGATATCATGTTGTTTGCATTCGGGACTCTAGTGGTGGTCTACATCATCATCTgtattatttatttcttcacAAAACAGATAGCTACACGGCTGATAACTGCATATTATAACGAGCACGGTCCTGGCCAGAGAATATCCTTGTTCAGTGattatgatgaaaataataccCACATACATAGCAGAAGACTAATGGAAAACATGAATTTGAGGTGGCCAAACAATCTTGACGATATTAATGAAGTAAGAGGTAAATTGGCGCACCTATCACCCGAAGAACAATTTTATTATAAGCAAGGCGAAGAATATATCAAACAAAACCCGCCCTTCTTGCTTAACCAGGGACTATTACAGCAATCCGAGGGCAACAATCTGGAGGCCACCAGTGAGGACCCAATATTGAACGATCAAACAAGACAGTATATTCAAGAGGAGGGAGCTCACGCATGGGAGTTTAACCCAAATCCAGATATGCCAAATCATACCGTCGTAGTGGAAAACAAAACGGAAATATCTTTCCTAAACTATAATTATGATGCTTCTATATCTACAAATTTACCTATTCCGTGCATAAATAAGGTGTACTACTGTGAATTCAAGATATTCGAAACGGATGGCCCATTGAATGGTAATGATGACACATCCAAAAGCGTGATTTCGTTTGGCCTCTCCACACATCCTTACCCCTATTTTAGGCTACCAGGGAGACATCACCACTCAATAGCATATGATTCGAACGGGGCCAGGAGATTTAACGACTCCTTCAAACTGAATGAACAATTAAAGACGTTATTCCCACAATGTGAAAAAGGAGACATTGTTGGTATTGGCTATAGATCACGTAGCGGAACAGTTTTCTTTACCAGAAACGGTAAAAAactaaatgaaaaatccgTTGGTGGTCACATCCGTGGTTGGAAATTCAAGTATTTATATCCAATTATTGGCTCCAATGTACCTTGTCAAATCCATGTGAACTTCGGTACTTATGGCTTCGTTTACATCGAAGCAAACGTTAAAAAATGGGGATATGCAAAATCAAACGGTATAAAGTTGCCCCCCCCTTCCTACGAAGACTACGGTAAAGATACTTTATTAGAAAGTGGTGGTGAGGATAATGATCTCGACGATGATTTATCAGACGGTGATAGCGATAATATTACCGCTGGCATCACCACAAATGTTAGTGATGATATAATTATAAGGAACGGTGAGATAttaccaccaccaccagGATTTGAATTCACCATGTCCCCTCCAACTGGGAAGGAGATATTTAATGAGGAAATTAATTTAGATTCCTTGCCCATGCTACCGCCGAGTTACTCGGATGATGAACATCATCTGAAAAGTGATAAATCCGCAACAGGTCAGCGAACTATTGGAACCAGTAGAAATTTAATGACTGATGAGGCACCTTCAAATGttattgataatgataatgatgacgAAGAGGATAACAATCACGATAGAGATCTCGAACAACTTTCTGCATTTAGTAATTACGAAAGCAGGATGCATGGTATACACTAG